One segment of Neoarius graeffei isolate fNeoGra1 chromosome 20, fNeoGra1.pri, whole genome shotgun sequence DNA contains the following:
- the klb gene encoding beta-klotho, with protein MTRVLFLSFLFMTTGVWDAAECSSGDGKSLWYGSLNQSEFLPGTFPKGFLWGAGTAAFPTEGSWDQDGKGLSIWDHFTHSTVGTGNNNMSTLTADTASDSYVLWEKDVESLRYLGVKFYSFSISWPRIFPDGNAAGQPNLAAVDHYRRLIDRLKALDLEPIVTLFHWDLPQILQDELGGWRNAKLIQIFADYATFCFKTFGQDVRYWITIHNPLLIAFLGYGTGIHAPGVSGDPADPFIVAHNLIRAHATTWHIYDKHFRPRQHGQISITLGSYWVEPFQAQVTPVNVELCQKSMEAVIGWFAEPIHGGGDYPLSLRSSQPALVPNFTPEEKLWVRGTADFFSLAFGPDSVRTGIVLAHFGQPGALNLRKILGWIQKEYEDPPVLVAESSWFSDASVGVEDTVAIYLMKRFINQVLQAMVVDHVKVFGYTAWSLVDGFEWNRGYSIRRGLFYIDFNQPERTRVPKSTAQYYRQIIKDNGFLNKKTEQDIYGHFPCNFQFGVADYILQVHLQPFSPQFTDPVLYRWNVSGDGSLSPVSGVTLRTRGSQCTDFLAIQHHIHLLEVTGSSHYRFALDWPQLFPNGDGLSADAVTVRYYRCMLTELKKKGIGVAVTLYHPSLRSHTLGLPRLLHARGGWMNASTSDAFVDYATYCFQKFGSLVDVWITVNEPNRLTEVYNANAEERGMVVRNVLMAHARAWNIYHTRFRQRQGATIGFALHADWVEPANPFIDSHASVVHHFLFFELGRFLDPILQDIDYTDNSCHDCFRMPHFSEDERSELRGALDFIALNHFTTRLVYPKLRRDLKPSSTVHDYDYSFMTDPTWASSNKGQALVPWGLRRVLRWVKNRYGNSHPVIITATGIDDQASYNDHLRQRYIKSYMQEALKARELDGVDVRGFYVWKLQDHHAPDFGFFLSSDHRSRPKASISIYRQLISQRGFPSISDPVTSLCEPVVSQGECWICENRPLLFFGASVTISMSVLAGVMVTGMMRRSMMKRKKRKKKKKKMMMSQAMRRVVYRI; from the exons ATGACCCGTGTCCTCTTCCTGTCCTTCCTTTTCATGACAACAGGAGTTTGGGATGCGGCAGAGTGTTCATCAGGTGACGGAAAGAGCTTATGGTACGGGTCACTGAACCAAAGCGAGTTCTTGCCTGGAACGTTCCCTAAGGGATTCCTCTGGGGCGCTGGAACTGCAGCATTCCCGACCGAGGGATCATGGGATCAGGATGGGAAAGGGCTATCTATCTGGGACCACTTCACTCACAGCACTGTTGGAACAGGGAACAACAACATGAGCACCTTGACAGCGGACACAGCCAGCGACAGTTATGTGCTCTGGGAAAAGGACGTCGAGTCGCTTCGGTACCTTGGAGTCAAATTTTACTCTTTCTCAATATCATGGCCACGTATTTTCCCAGACGGCAATGCTGCAGGGCAACCGAATCTTGCTGCAGTGGATCATTACCGGCGCCTGATTGACCGATTAAAAGCACTCGATTTGGAGCCCATAGTGACCCTGTTTCATTGGGATTTACCCCAAATCTTGCAAGACGAATTGGGAGGCTGGAGGAATGCGAAATTGATCCAGATTTTCGCTGACTATGCGacattttgttttaaaacttTTGGCCAAGATGTGCGATACTGGATCACGATACACAACCCGTTACTTATTGCGTTTCTGGGCTACGGGACGGGGATTCATGCGCCAGGGGTGTCTGGTGACCCTGCTGACCCTTTCATCGTCGCACACAACCTGATCAGG GCTCATGCTACAACCTGGCACATTTACGACAAGCACTTCCGTCCCCGGCAGCATGGTCAAATCTCCATCACGCTCGGCTCCTATTGGGTGGAGCCTTTTCAAGCCCAGGTGACACCAGTAAATGTGGAGTTGTGTCAGAAGTCTATGGAGGCTGTGATCGGCTGGTTTGCAGAACCTATACACGGAGGTGGGGACTATCCGTTGTCCCTACGTTCCTCTCAACCGGCTCTGGTCCCGAATTTTACACCAGAGGAAAAGCTTTGGGTGCGTGGCACCGCTGATTTCTTCTCGCTCGCGTTTGGGCCCGATTCAGtacgcacaggaatagttttggcCCATTTTGGCCAGCCAGGGGCACTGAACCTGAGAAAAATTCTGGGCTGGATCCAGAAGGAGTATGAGGACCCTCCAGTACTGGTGGCAGAGAGCAGTTGGTTCTCTGATGCTTCTGTGGGAGTGGAAGACACGGTGGCCATTTACCTCATGAAGAGATTTATTAACCAAGTGCTTCAAG CGATGGTGGTGGACCATGTGAAGGTATTTGGCTACACAGCCTGGTCTCTGGTGGATGGGTTTGAGTGGAACAGAGGCTACAGCATCAGAAGAGGACTATTCTATATTGACTTCAACCAACCTGAACGTACCAGAGTCCCGAAATCAACAGCTCAGTACTACAGGCAGATCATCAAGGACAACGGCTTtcttaacaagaagacagagcaAGACATTTATGGCCATTTTCCCTGTAATTTCCAGTTTGGAGTCGCAGATTATATCCTGCAG GTCCATCTACAGCCGTTTTCACCTCAATTCACCGATCCTGTGCTGTATCGTTGGAATGTCAGCGGCGATGGCTCTCTCAGTCCGGTTTCAGGAGTAACTCTTCGCACCCGTGGCTCCCAGTGCACCGACTTCCTTGCTATTCAGCATCACATCCACCTCCTAGAAGTCACAGGGTCATCACATTACAGATTTGCCCTGGATTGGCCTCAGCTTTTCCCCAACGGTGACGGCCTGTCTGCGGATGCAGTAACGGTGCGATATTACCGCTGCATGCTAACTGAGCTCAAGAAGAAGGGTATCGGTGTAGCTGTTACACTCTACCATCCCAGTCTCAGGTCGCATACGCTGGGCTTACCGAGGTTGCTGCATGCCCGAGGTGGATGGATGAATGCAAGTACAAGTGACGCTTTTGTTGACTATGCCACATATTGCTTTCAAAAGTTTGGGTCGCTTGTGGATGTCTGGATCACTGTTAATGAACCAAATCGTCTGACAGAAGTGTATAATGCGAATGCAGAAGAAAGAGGTATGGTCGTGCGTAACGTGTTGATGGCACATGCTCGTGCATGGAATATTTATCACACACGTTTTCGTCAACGCCAGGGAGCGACAATAGGTTTTGCGCTCCATGCTGATTGGGTGGAGCCAGCCAATCCTTTTATAGACTCTCATGCTAGTGTTGTCCATCACTTCCTGTTCTTTGAACTTGGACGTTTCCTCGATCCTATCCTACAGGACATAGACTACACTGATAACAGCTGCCACGACTGCTTCCGGATGCCACACTTTTCCGAGGATGAGAGGTCTGAGCTTAGAGGAGCCCTTGATTTTATTGCACTCAATCACTTCACAACTCGCCTGGTTTATCCAAAATTAAGACGGGACCTCAAGCCTAGTTCAACCGTCCATGATTATGACTACTCGTTCATGACAGATCCAACATGGGCTTCCTCGAATAAGGGCCAAGCTCTTGTGCCCTGGGGGCTCCGCAGAGTCCTGAGGTGGGTGAAGAATCGCTACGGGAACAGTCATCCTGTAATCATCACAGCCACAGGGATCGATGACCAGGCATCCTATAATGACCACCTGAGGCAGCGATACATAAAGAGCTACATGCAGGAAGCACTAAAGG cGCGTGAACTTGATGGAGTTGATGTGCGTGGTTTTTATGTCTGGAAGCTGCAAGACCATCATGCTCCAGATTTTGGATTCTTCCTCTCCTCCGACCATCGCTCCCGACCCAAGGCCTCTATCTCCATTTACCGCCAGCTCATTTCTCAGCGTGGCTTTCCCTCCATCTCCGACCCTGTGACCTCGCTTTGCGAGCCAGTCGTGAGCCAAGGGGAGTGTTGGATCTGTGAGAACAGACCACTGCTCTTCTTTGGTGCGAGTGTCACGATCAGTATGTCTGTGCTGGCAGGTGTCATGGTTACTGGCATGATGAGGAGGAGCATGatgaagaggaagaagaggaagaagaagaagaagaagatgatgatgagccAAGCCATGAGAAGGGTCGTGTACAGAATCTGA